The segment AGACCGAAGAGACAAAAATGATACCAACCAACAAAAAGTCCCGTAATTATAGAGAAGAAGGGATTATATAAGAAGAAGACGATAACAAAAACACCAACGAGGAACACAGAAAGAGAAACTCATCAAGGTACATGTCTCCTCCATTCATTCTTATGCAACTTTCATCGCTTATGTAAAAATATGCTGGTTCTTCTATTAGATTGGATACAAAAGAAACGCTTGAATATGACGATCATGTGAGGATTATATATGGCCTTTGTTTAGTTTTTGTATTGATTGAGAATGGTGTGCATGTCTTGGTTGTAGATAATGGCAAACATTAGAGTACAAAAAGGTCCAGAATCTCCGAGGACCGAGGTCGGAGAGATAGACACAAGAGCCCCTTTTCAGTCGGTGAAAGCTGCGGTGAGCTTGTTTGGTGAAGTAGTCTCAAGACAAAGAAGTACTCCAAGAAGGTCTCGTCTCTCCTCTGAGGTAACTAATCCAAGAATCACGAACGTGCTGTATCATTATCCTAGAGGCCTTGAATAGCAAGAAacccattttttaaaaatgtttcagAGCGTTTGCGACAAAGAAACACAGCTAATGCTAGCACACAAGCAATTCCTCAAGATCAAACAAAAGCTAGACAACGCTGAGATCACAAGATCACGTGCTCTCTCCGATCTCTCAAACGCTAAGAAGACAATGGAGGAGCTTACCAACAAACTCGAAGCTGTTAACAAGTCTAAGCAAACCGCTATTGACACCAAAGAAACCGTCCAACAGCGAGAAGAACAGCTAGAACACGACAAGTCACACGGCTCTCCTCCTCACCACCACGAGCTTGACGTTGCCAGAGAACAATACCTCTCCACCACCGTTGAACTCGACGCCGCAAAGCAACAGCTCAACAAAATCAGACAGAGCTTTGATTCCGCCATGGACTTGAAAGCCACGGCACTAAACCAAGCCGCTGAAGCGAAACGTGCGCTGCAAGTAAACTCAGCTAAGGTCAGCGAGCTTTCCAAAGAGATTGGTGATATGAAAGACGCGATTCATCAGCTCAAGCTAGCCGCCACTCAGAATCTTGAAGAGTATGCTAATATCGTTAAGGAGAAAGATGACTTAAGAGAATGTTACAAGACGGCGGTTGAGGAGGCAGAGAAGAAGCTACTAGTGTTGAGGAAAGAGTATCACCCTGAGCTCTCAAGGAATCTTGAAGCCAAACTGATCGAAACAACTTCGGAGATTGAGGTTTTGAGAGAAGAGATGAAGAAGGCTCATGAATCTGAGATGAACACGGTTAAAATCATTACAAACGAGCTTAACGAAGCTACAATGAAACTCCAAGAAGCTGCTGATGAGGAAGGCTCTCTAAGAAGCGTGGTGAATTCTCTAAGGATGGAGCTTGAAGAGATGAGAAGAGAGCGCGAAGAGCTGCAGCAGAGAGAAGCAGAGAGGTTGGAGGATGAGGAGAGGAAGAAAGTGGAAGCTCTCAAGGAAGAGAGCCTGAAACTCGAGGAGATGAAACAAGAAGCTTTGGTAGCAAGAAACGAAGCTGAAGAGATGAATA is part of the Brassica rapa cultivar Chiifu-401-42 chromosome A09, CAAS_Brap_v3.01, whole genome shotgun sequence genome and harbors:
- the LOC103843150 gene encoding WEB family protein At1g12150, with the protein product MANIRVQKGPESPRTEVGEIDTRAPFQSVKAAVSLFGEVVSRQRSTPRRSRLSSESVCDKETQLMLAHKQFLKIKQKLDNAEITRSRALSDLSNAKKTMEELTNKLEAVNKSKQTAIDTKETVQQREEQLEHDKSHGSPPHHHELDVAREQYLSTTVELDAAKQQLNKIRQSFDSAMDLKATALNQAAEAKRALQVNSAKVSELSKEIGDMKDAIHQLKLAATQNLEEYANIVKEKDDLRECYKTAVEEAEKKLLVLRKEYHPELSRNLEAKLIETTSEIEVLREEMKKAHESEMNTVKIITNELNEATMKLQEAADEEGSLRSVVNSLRMELEEMRREREELQQREAERLEDEERKKVEALKEESLKLEEMKQEALVARNEAEEMNRKIGSLKKETDSAMVAAEEAEKRLELVISKVEEAKAAEEKVREEMKMISQKQESKKQDEESSGSKIKITVQEFESLKRGAGETETAIEKKLAGIAAELEEMNTRKAEADNKLGASLKAIEEMKHATDLAQKAADSAEAAKSVVESELKRWRQKENVQHA